The DNA sequence TACCAAAACGAGATTGAAAACAGCTAAGAAAGCATTCTTCAGAAATGTTAATGGTTTTATTAACTTGTGCAACAAGCAACTTAGTCGTTTCAAGACATTTGTCATAATAGGGATCTCCCCACTGACGAAATGCTTCTGGCATACCATGGTACGACAAAACAAATTTATCTGGCTGACCGTGTTGCTCAACATGTTCAATAATTGAATTGGCTAATGCGGCAATATACTTTTTATTAGTATGATAACCACTTAAAAAATGAATATTAGGCAGCCATCGCCACTGAGTTAACTCTCGACTAATGGCATCAAAGGTTGAGCCTGTTGTTGGTGACGCATATTGAGGATACAGGGGCAAGACAATAATATTTTCAACGCCCTGTTGTCTTAACTTTTGTAAAGCACTGCTAATGCTTGGCTGACCATAACGCATAGCAAGTTCAACCACCACATCTTCACCATACTCAGCTTGAAGGCGCGTAGCGACTTTATCACGCTGCTTTTTGCTTATTTCAATCAAAGGTGCGCCATTATCTGTCCAAATACTTTGGTATAACTTGGCAGACTTTGCTGGCCTTACTCGTAAAATAATACCGTGTAAAATAATCAGCCAGATAATGCGAGGGATTTCCACCACGCGCGGATCTGATAAAAACTCGCGCAAATAACTACGCAAAGCTGGCGCTGTTGGCGCTTCTGGAGAACCTAAATTAGTAAGTAAAACGCCTGTTTTTACCTTAGAGGTAACACCTAGGGCAGCGGAAAATCTAGACTTCATTATTATTGTTCCAAAAAATATACCAAGTGAAATAGTTATTTGACCAGTTCAGAGCTGTGTCAGGGAGGTGAGAATAAAGCAAATTGATGCCGCTGTAGTCATTCTCCAGCCAAGAAATTTGTGAAATTATCATCTTCCTGACAAGCTCCCAAGGGCGAGTTTAAAAGGCATATATGCTGTGTTATTGATTTTGACAAGGGAATAACCATTCTCTGCAATCAATGCCTTGCCTATAAGCCTTTTAATTCTCGCTGAATGATCAAATAATTAATTCAATTGGTATTCAAGGCGACTCATGCCGCCCTTATAAAAATGCCGAAATAACAAGTATTAATTACTCTACTTGATGATCTATAGATAACTCAATGATTTCTTGAGAATTCACGTCGATATTAAGTAACTGTCCTTTAAAGTCACCAGGCTTGATACCAACACCACCTTGACTAGAAACTATCGCATATAAGTGGACATTCTCGACACTACTTAAGTTAGTTTCAGGTGTCATAGCTTGTTGATTACTCAAGACAACTTGAGTGGGCAAATCACTCGACATCATTTTTACTACCGCAAGTGGTACGCGGCGACCATCAGTCGGTACAGCATAAACAAACACGACTTTATCTTCACTTTGCTCTAGCTGCTTAGCTATGCTATCTGACAAGGTAACATTCAGCTTAAGCTGCGGACCTGCAACGGCCTGCTGCTGACTTTGTGGCATATTCATGCGCTTATTCGCTTCTGCAATCGCTTCTTGCAACGCTGCGGTATTAACGCCAGGTTTATTTGCATCAATTACTAATTGCCAATGCACGATTGCCTGCTGGAAATTGCCCTCAATAAAGTTATGCATACCCAGTAATATATTGGTAGAAGGATCTGCCGGATCTAACGCTAACGCTTTATCTATATATTGCTGGACTTGCTCATCAATCTGTTGATTATTGCGATAATAACTTGCTTGCGCCTTAGTACCAATTAAATCAGCATGCTCACCTTCAATGCGAATTACTTGGTCAATCGCGGCAATGGCGGCATCAAAATCAGCAACGCTGATTAATGTTTGCCCTAAGTTATACCAAGCTTCACCGTCGTTCGGGTTATCTTTTAAGTGCAATTTCAATTCATCAATATAGGCCAATGCTTGTTGTGCTCTTTGCTCTTGGCTTTGCTGTGCAGACATATGTTGGCTATCTGCTGGCGCTTGACGGGTCAAGGTTTCATAAGTGCCTTGCTTGGTATATAAAGCAAATGAAAATGCTAATATAAATAAGCTTATGCCAACAGGCCAAAATATCGAAAATACTTGCTTATTAGCTTGTGTCGCCGCTTGCGTTGACTCTAAGTCATTGTTTTCAATATCTTGCAATAAGGTGCTGTCTAGCTCAGCTAATAAATATTGATAGTTCTCTTCATCGATACCACCATCAGCATAGTCTTGCTCAATTTCTTTCTTATGCTCGTGATATAAATCTATGTTGGTTTGCTTGCGTAAGCCAACATCTACACTGCTTTGATTTGCTTGCTTATATTGTTTAAAAAAAGGTCGCCAAACAACGGCTAACAACAAAATTAAACAACCAAGGCTTATCAGTACGAATTCCATAATAGTATCTACTTCTCTACTTATCTTTTAATAGCTGCTTTAGCTTATCTTGTTGCTCTGAGCTTAATGCCAGTTTTTCTTTGTTGGCCGGTTTTCTGCGAACGACAACAATCACGACAATAATTGCTAACAGCACTAACACCGCAGGACCAAACCACAATACATAGGTTAATTCAGATACTTTTGGACGATATAACACGAACTCGCCGTAGCGATTCACCATAAAGTCAACAATTTCACTATCTGCCTTACCTTGCTTTAATAAATCATACAGCTCGCGTCTTAAATCAGCGGCAATAGGTGAATTGGAATCAGCCAAGTTTTGGTTTTGACATTTAGGGCAACGTAGCTCTTTACTTAATGCCTGAAAACGAATCTTCATCACTTCATCTTCAAACACATAAGTATCTACCGGGCTTGCATTCGCTGTGCCGATAGCAGCTATTACTAGATAAAATGCAGTACACATCACTAAGATGCTTGATAATGTTTTATTCATCATAGTCATTAAGTTACTTTCCTTGCTGCTTTTCACTAATAAGCTGTGCGATCAAAGGCTCAAACTCTTTACGCCAAACACGAGTATCAATAGCACCTGCAAAGCGTTTACGAATAATACCGTGATGATCAATGACAAAGGTCTCTGGCGCACCATAAACACCTAAATCTAAACCTAAGGTACCTACGTCATCAAAAATAGAGAACATATAAGGGTCTTCATATACGGTCAGCCATTCTTGTGCTGCAGCGCGTTCATCTTTGTAGTTAAGGCCATACAGCTTTAACTGTGGATTTTTAGCAATATCAACTAAATATGGGTGCTCATATTTACACGTTGGACACCAAGTTGCCCAAACATTCAGTAAAACAATATCCCCTTTTAAATCAGCACTGGTGACAATTCTCTCGCTATTATTTAAGGTAGGTAAAGAAAACTGCGGCATAGGCTTGCCTACCAAGGCAGAAGGCATATCTTGTGGGTTTAATGACAAGCCACGATATAACACCACACCTAAAGCAATCACTAAAATAAGCGGTAAAAAACGAATTAACTTACCCATAGTTTATGCCTCCGATGGCTGTTGATTGATCACTTTATTAGTCACAGCATCAGCCACTACCGTTTTATTGGCTTTTGCTGACTTTCTTTGACGATAACGCTTATCAAACATAGATAAAATACCGCCAATACTCATAAAGATCGCCCCTAACCAAATCCAGCGGACAAATGGCTTGTAATGAATACGTACTGCCCAAGCACCATCAGGAAGTGGGTCACCTAGAGCAACATATACGTCCCTAAATAAGCCAGGATCAATACCTGCTTCAGTCATGCCCATAGTTTGTACGCGATAAGCACGGCGTTCAGGTTTTAATAAAGCAACAAAGTCACCATTTTTATAAACATTAATTTGACCTTGCTCAGCACTATAGTTAGGGCCTTCAACATGCTTAATGCCTTTAAATTCAATTTCATAACCTGATACCGACAGTTTCTCATCAACGGCCATTTTCACGTTCACTTCGTTCTCGTACATAGAAACGATGGTGACACCGACAATAGTGAACGCAATACCCGCATGAGCAACCGCCATACCTATATGACTCATGGTTAGCTTGCCAGTTTGCTTGTATTGATTACGTACTTCTTTCACGACAACTAGGAATACCCAGATAGCTAAAATCATGCCCATAGAAACTAGCGCATTAAACTCACCGCCATAAATAAACGGGAAAGCAATACCAGTAACAATACTGATAACTGATGGTTTTAAAATTTGCTTGCTTAACTCACCTTGTTTAGCTTTTTTCCAGCGAATCAGTGGACCTATGCCCATAACAATAAAGAGCAAGCTCATAATAGGGATAAATACCGCATTAAAGTACGGAGGACCAACAGAGATTTTACCGTAACCTAAGGCATCAATTAATAGCGGATACAAGGTACCTAGTAACACAGTTACTGTCGCAACCACTAAAATAACATTACATAAAAGCAAGGCAGTTTCGCGGGAGAAAAACGCAAAACGTGAAAAACTTGCCACGGTATTTGCTCTAAAGGCATATAAGGTTAATGATGCGCCCATGGCAATGGCTAGTAGCATTAAGATAAAGATACCACGAGATGGGTCTGCCGCAAACGAGTGCACAGAGGTGATGACGCCAGAACGTACTAAGAAAGTACCTAACAAGCTTAAACCAAAGGCAAATATAGCAAGAAGAATGGTCCAGTTTCTAAAAGTACCACGTTTTTCGGTCACGGCGAGCGAGTGAATTAACGCAGTACCAACTAACCACGGCATAAATGAAGCATTCTCAACTGGATCCCAGAACCACCAGCCGCCCCAGCCAAGTTCATAGTAAGCCCACCAACTTCCAAGCGCGATACCTAAGGTTAAGAACATCCAAGCGGCAACTGTCCATGGACGAGACCAACGTGCCCATGCAGCATCCATTTTACCAGACATCAACGCCGCAACAGCAAAAGCAAAAGCTACGGCAAAACCAACATAACCTAGATACAGTAACGGCGGGTGAACAATTAAACCAACATCTTGTAATAGTGGGTTTAAGTCTCTGCCTTCTACCGGTACATTTGGCCATAATCGTTCAAATGGGTTTGAAGTAAGTAAAGTAAAGGCGATAAAACCAACGGCTATCATGCCCATTACCGCTAATACACGTGTTATAAACTCTTCCTCAATACCATTTGAATATTTAGCAACAGCCATTGTCCAAGCGGTTAACGAAAATACCCAGAGTAATAATGAACCTTCATGTCCGCCCCATACAGCACTAATCTTAAAATAATAAGGTAAGTGACTATTTGAGTGACTGGCAATATATTTGACAGAAAAGTCATCGACAACAAAGCTATAAGCTAAGATAACTAAACTGATGGCAGTAAATATAAACATGCCAAAGGTTAATGGCTTAGCAAAGGTCATTAGTTTTCTAAGACCGCTATCTTGTGCACATTGCAAACCAATTAATGGCACTATGCTTAAACAAACCGCAAAAGCAAGCGCAATAATTAACGCAAAATGTCCGAGCTCAGGAATGAGGATTGGTACCAAATCAGGTATCATGTATTTCTCCGCTTTACTTCAAGAAAATGAATAACATTCTATTTCTTAACAAGCTATTTCAATCTAAGTTTAAAAAGAATGCCGATTTTAGCATTTTCGTCGCAAAAATATTAACTCAATTATCATGGTCAAGTTGTTTCATAATGTTACATCTTTACACATGTTAATTTAGTTTGCATTTCGCTGGCTATGGTATGATATCATGCAAAGTGATTATACGATCCATATCAAGAATTATTCGACAAACATGGGTTAATATTTGCCACAGCCTTTTAGATATAAGCTTTGAAAGAAATAACAGACGTGACCCAAGCACAAAAAAACATCGATAAAAATAAGCAAGTTAGTTTACTCAGTGGCGTAAATTTAACCTGCATTAGAGAAGAGCGTTTATTATTTGACGAGCTCAATCTAGCAATTAATGCCGGTGATATTGTGCAAGTTGAAGGGCCAAACGGCTCAGGAAAAACCAGTTTATTACGTATACTGGCCGGTTTATCGCAACCCTATGATGGTGATGTTTGCTTTAAAAACACGCCAATTAGTCATTGTCGTGAAGAATATCATCAGCACTTACTCTACTTTGGTCACTTACCCGGCGTAAAAGGTGAGATGAGCGCAGAAGAAAATCTTAACTTTAATCTAGCACTGCACGGCATAGATACCTCACAATGCTTAGAAAACCTAACCAAAGTCAACTTACTCGGCTTTGAAGATAGCCTAGCATCACACTTAAGTGCAGGCCAACACAGACGCATTGCTTTAGCACGCTTATACCAAAGTAGCGCACCAATTTGGATATTAGATGAGCCATTTACCGCCATCGACAAACAAGGTGTTGCCAGTTTAGAAGCGCTTTTTTCGGCACATGCAGCACGCGGAGGCTGTGTTATATTAACGACGCATCAAGATTTAATCACCATACCTGCTGAGCAAGTTAAGAAAGTCACCCTAGAATATGCTTTTGAGTAAGCGATGAGACATTACGCAGATGAATAGCAAAGCAGAACTAAGCCATAATCAAGAGCACACTATAATGACCAAGCAAAGTGACAAACAACAATCTTTGCCAACACTGTCTTATCGTCACGCCTTCTTACTGGTATTAAAGCGTGATTTAACCATCGCCTTGCGCCATCGTGATGATATTATCAACCCACTACTATTTTTTATTATTGTCGTGACTTTATTCCCGCTAGGAATTGGTCCTGAACAGCAAACACTCAGTAGAATTGCCCCTGGTATTATTTGGGTGGCCGCGCTTTTAGCCACGCTATTATCGCTTGATAGACTATTTAAATCTGATTACGCTGATGGCTCGTTAGAACAAATGCTACTTAGCCCTCACCCAGTCTTTTTGCTCGTGCTTGC is a window from the Litorilituus sediminis genome containing:
- the hemH gene encoding ferrochelatase encodes the protein MKSRFSAALGVTSKVKTGVLLTNLGSPEAPTAPALRSYLREFLSDPRVVEIPRIIWLIILHGIILRVRPAKSAKLYQSIWTDNGAPLIEISKKQRDKVATRLQAEYGEDVVVELAMRYGQPSISSALQKLRQQGVENIIVLPLYPQYASPTTGSTFDAISRELTQWRWLPNIHFLSGYHTNKKYIAALANSIIEHVEQHGQPDKFVLSYHGMPEAFRQWGDPYYDKCLETTKLLVAQVNKTINISEECFLSCFQSRFGNAPWLQPYTDEVLEQLPQQGSKHIAILSPAFSADCLETLEELICENKEVFIEAGGKQYHYIAALNERDDHIDAIVDVLQPALNSACK
- the ccmI gene encoding c-type cytochrome biogenesis protein CcmI; its protein translation is MEFVLISLGCLILLLAVVWRPFFKQYKQANQSSVDVGLRKQTNIDLYHEHKKEIEQDYADGGIDEENYQYLLAELDSTLLQDIENNDLESTQAATQANKQVFSIFWPVGISLFILAFSFALYTKQGTYETLTRQAPADSQHMSAQQSQEQRAQQALAYIDELKLHLKDNPNDGEAWYNLGQTLISVADFDAAIAAIDQVIRIEGEHADLIGTKAQASYYRNNQQIDEQVQQYIDKALALDPADPSTNILLGMHNFIEGNFQQAIVHWQLVIDANKPGVNTAALQEAIAEANKRMNMPQSQQQAVAGPQLKLNVTLSDSIAKQLEQSEDKVVFVYAVPTDGRRVPLAVVKMMSSDLPTQVVLSNQQAMTPETNLSSVENVHLYAIVSSQGGVGIKPGDFKGQLLNIDVNSQEIIELSIDHQVE
- a CDS encoding cytochrome c-type biogenesis protein; translated protein: MTMMNKTLSSILVMCTAFYLVIAAIGTANASPVDTYVFEDEVMKIRFQALSKELRCPKCQNQNLADSNSPIAADLRRELYDLLKQGKADSEIVDFMVNRYGEFVLYRPKVSELTYVLWFGPAVLVLLAIIVVIVVVRRKPANKEKLALSSEQQDKLKQLLKDK
- a CDS encoding DsbE family thiol:disulfide interchange protein, whose amino-acid sequence is MGKLIRFLPLILVIALGVVLYRGLSLNPQDMPSALVGKPMPQFSLPTLNNSERIVTSADLKGDIVLLNVWATWCPTCKYEHPYLVDIAKNPQLKLYGLNYKDERAAAQEWLTVYEDPYMFSIFDDVGTLGLDLGVYGAPETFVIDHHGIIRKRFAGAIDTRVWRKEFEPLIAQLISEKQQGK
- a CDS encoding heme lyase CcmF/NrfE family subunit; translated protein: MIPDLVPILIPELGHFALIIALAFAVCLSIVPLIGLQCAQDSGLRKLMTFAKPLTFGMFIFTAISLVILAYSFVVDDFSVKYIASHSNSHLPYYFKISAVWGGHEGSLLLWVFSLTAWTMAVAKYSNGIEEEFITRVLAVMGMIAVGFIAFTLLTSNPFERLWPNVPVEGRDLNPLLQDVGLIVHPPLLYLGYVGFAVAFAFAVAALMSGKMDAAWARWSRPWTVAAWMFLTLGIALGSWWAYYELGWGGWWFWDPVENASFMPWLVGTALIHSLAVTEKRGTFRNWTILLAIFAFGLSLLGTFLVRSGVITSVHSFAADPSRGIFILMLLAIAMGASLTLYAFRANTVASFSRFAFFSRETALLLCNVILVVATVTVLLGTLYPLLIDALGYGKISVGPPYFNAVFIPIMSLLFIVMGIGPLIRWKKAKQGELSKQILKPSVISIVTGIAFPFIYGGEFNALVSMGMILAIWVFLVVVKEVRNQYKQTGKLTMSHIGMAVAHAGIAFTIVGVTIVSMYENEVNVKMAVDEKLSVSGYEIEFKGIKHVEGPNYSAEQGQINVYKNGDFVALLKPERRAYRVQTMGMTEAGIDPGLFRDVYVALGDPLPDGAWAVRIHYKPFVRWIWLGAIFMSIGGILSMFDKRYRQRKSAKANKTVVADAVTNKVINQQPSEA
- the ccmA gene encoding cytochrome c biogenesis heme-transporting ATPase CcmA, with translation MDKNKQVSLLSGVNLTCIREERLLFDELNLAINAGDIVQVEGPNGSGKTSLLRILAGLSQPYDGDVCFKNTPISHCREEYHQHLLYFGHLPGVKGEMSAEENLNFNLALHGIDTSQCLENLTKVNLLGFEDSLASHLSAGQHRRIALARLYQSSAPIWILDEPFTAIDKQGVASLEALFSAHAARGGCVILTTHQDLITIPAEQVKKVTLEYAFE